The nucleotide window TCAATCAGTGTGCCGGTTGGAAGCTGCAATGCCAGCCCAACACtggattaaataattaatatatgaaGTTGTGGATATATTATATTGATAGgtttttctggaaaaaaaaaaaaacaagaagaagatgaagaaaggaGATATTGATAAAGTCTTCTGCTGAAGTGTGATGAATTGGAAACGCAATAATGTTGTTCAATTTGAATACGACAGGAATTTTACAGAGAGTTTTTCTCACTGCATCTGCATGTACTCAtttttgtatatgtattaAAATACTCGTACTTTTCacgtttctgtttttatttcaaCTTAATTAGTCTTGTAGCCTACAAACTAATCCAACCTAATTCGATCCATATTCAACCCGTTTACAGGTTTACTTAATTAAGCTGCATAGCTAATAGTTTCCATCTTAAAACTCGAGGCTTTGGgatttgccttttttttttttacgggAATTCGATCTTCAATGCAAGAGACGGACTCACTACTTTAACCAACAAACCCCCGCATCTACTTTGGTCAACTTATCTTAGACATTCTTAATTCATACCACGGCTATTTTCTCCATGATTCTTGGTTGTGAAGCAAATGACTCgatccaatttgatggactaACGTATGGCAGGGAACTAACGGATAtatggaaataaaaataatcgaTTGACAGATTCCAATAAATGGTCTGCTTAAGCTTCATTAATCTCAATTATGAAAAGCATCGGCATACGGATACAAAATGAATCAGTACAGCAAACTTGCGGTGCAAAAAGAATAGATCTATAAACGAGTGTTCAAGgaacaacaaatatatatatattgaggcATATTATGgcatttttttgtataaatgaTTGCCTCAAATATGTAGATCATGCTCAACCTGACAATTTATCTCATCTTTCTACCTAAAAGGAATCAATCAAAATTACTGCAATGGATCGATACAAGATTAGCCCCTACACTTAATTACagaaagaaactgaaattaatcacatatacatatataacacAGCCTTGGCCAACTTTGTGAACTCCAACCAGCAAGAGGATTGTTTCTCATGGGCTGGCATAACCATGGCCAAATCAAGCATCACTCCATGTATCGTCGTCTTCCCCTTCATCACTCCCAACAGCCTGACAAGTTTTTCTAAATTGTCAATTTGATTGTATCGTGATACTTATACACAAatgaacaaaaggaaaacgaaagaaaaaggaatagAGGACAATGGGGAACCTGGCGAATGGCGTTGGCTTTCTCCAAAATTGCAGTTACTTTGACGTTGGTAGCAGATACCGGTGTGATGGTTGGCTTTGCTGGTACTGTGCGTCTCAGGTTGAATGACTGGAAGGACATAACAACAAATAAGCAGAGAGCGATAACTTTGTTACTTACTGTACCCTAATCACAGACTAAACATTTAGTGATTAGAAAAGTGAAAGCACTGATTGAAAGACAAGCTTTATTACAAGATAAAATCAATCTATCAAGATACTTATAAACATAACCAATCATAGACATGCTCTAAGTAAATAGAGATTATGTGGATCCACTATAGTAGATgtctattttgaaaaaaactgattttattttcaatttacaAAAAGCAGAAGAGATTAGAAAAATCTCCATTTGGCACATTTTACGTATGAATATGAAACACTTCAATACATAGACAAAGTGgcttttagggttttgggaaGCAAGCCAtatgacaagaaaaaatggtCACTCACCTTTGCTCTGATTTGTTGTAGAAAATCTTCCTTTTCGTCTATCCCTTTGCCATTTAGAGCCTGATCAGCTTCTTTCTGTCCATTCACGTGCTGGTCCTCCTGCAGCAAGAAAAATTTGATAAAACGTTCTTCCACAGTTTTGACTTCccactatttttatttgaataccTTTCATGCCTTAAAAACAGGATTAAATTGCATGACATGATACCTTGCATTTCGGTTTAATAGAAATGGACTCctcatttatttgttgttgCTGTGCTGGGGCTGGCTTAGGTTGCTGGAGGGTGAGAGGCCCCAAAATCTGTGTGTCGAATACATGTTTAAAACCTTCAGATACATCTTGTTTTTCGTCTGTTACATTTAAGGTAGGTTTTGAAACACGCCATTCCACTGGAGGGAGAGGTGGTGGTCCTGGTGTAGAATCCCCCGAACATTTCAAACCATGAAGATCCTTAGGAACTGAATCATCCTTTGCTTCTTGCTGAAGTACGGGTTCCAAAGCATCTAAACTTGGAAGATCAAGTAAAGGATCGGAGAGAGAATGTTCCAGACCATTATCAGTGTGCACACTTTGAATTCCACCATCTCCATAAGTGGCATTGTGGGATATTCCCCCTACTTCCAGAGAGGTGGATATACGTTCAGCTGATGCGATTCCACACAAAGCATCGTATAGGTCATGGTTCTTGCATTCTAGATTTTCACTAGATTCCCATTGTTCAGAATTCGACTCAGAGAGATGGCTTAGACAATCATCTGATATATATGGAGATGATCTACAGAATGTGTCATCATCAGAATCAGAACCAAATTCATGCAGAGGAATAGAAGGCTCTGGGACCAACTGAAATGACTGAAACATTTCTTTTACACTTCCATGGCTTTGACTCCCATCagataatttcaatttgagtATGGAAGTTTCAATGCCATTCATGGGATGGAAAGATATTTTCATATGTTCAAGTGGTGGTGAAGAAGGAGGTGATTCAACAGCAAATCCATGCTCAAAATTCTCTTTGAAGGATGTGTCGGGAAATGCTTGGTGCTCTACTCTGTGGTGCTCATTTCTCTGGTCCAAAACACCAGCATTTGAATAACTAGCAGGCTCAGATTTTTCATCGTGCGAATGTGGAACTTTTCTACCAAAACCATTCACAAGTAACCTACGGCCAAGCCCAAAAACCAGAGAAGAGTTTTCATCATTCTCCTGATTCGCTTCATTGGAAGTGGATTTACGACATGGAGCAACTGGCAACAGAGTTCCAGGTTCCATCGTATTGGTTTTTTTCAAACCATCCTCCATGCAATGGCTAAATACATTACTCTTAGGAGAGTCACCAATATTTCCAAGCTTTGGATACAATTCAGTGGATGAAAATCCCTTGGATATTTCCTTGGGAGAGATACCATCTTCTTGATAATCAGAGCTCATTTCCTTGCAGCCAGCATTCTCAGCTTCATGCTCATCAGCTATAAGCGTGTAAGCATGATTTGAGACACCAACTGTCTCGGTGCTTCTGTAAGCAGAATCTTGAGTTATAGGACTGGACATGGTAAAATCAGGAGGCTTTGATGGCTGAAGTCCTAACAGGCCTCCATTAGTCCagaaatttattgaattagtCCTGGAAATGTCAGCAAGAGATTCTTGAGACTCGCATAAACCGCTTATGATCTTATCCTTTGCATTAGCAGTTCCAGAACCACAGGATGTTGAATTATTCCTGGAGATGTCACCAAGAGATTCTTGAGACTCACATAAACCGCTTATGATCTTATCCTTCGCATTAGAAATTCCAGAGCCACAGGATGTTGTATTATTCCTGCAAATGTCAGCAGGAGATTCTTGAGCCTCACATAAACTGCTTATGATCTTATCCTGCTCATTAGTAGTTCCAGAGCCAAAGGATGTTGTATTATTCCTGGAAATGTCAGCAGGAGATTCTTGAGCCTCACATAAACTGCTTATGAGATTATCCTGCTCATTTGTAGTTCCAGAGCCAAAGGATGTTGAATTATTCCTTGAAACGTCAGCAGGAGATTGTGGAGCCTCACACAAACTGCTTATGGTCTTATCCTGCGCATTAGTAGTTCCAGAGCCAGAGGATGTGGAATCACCACTAACAGATTCGAACCTTGAACAATCAAAAATGTCAGTCCTATTTGTTTCTACAATGTGGTCTGAATTAGACAGTTCTGTAGCTATTTGAGGCATATGTTTATGGGCGGGACACTCTGGTGAGGTTGAGTTTGATAGATCTGTCGGCGTTTCTTCTTCTGAGGAAACGTAAGATGTTGCAGTATGAGATTCTAAAGTTGGAGTTTGATGATCCGAACAATCCATGGTAATCTCATGCACTCCATCTGGTCCTTTATTGTTGACAACAGAAGCAAAACGCTCCACTTCCCGTTTGGTTTGACAATCAAGATCGTTTTCAGATTCTGATTCAATGGTGTTAAGTGCATCCATGAAATTGTCTGGTTcactttcaatttcatcaatctgGTTCCTGCTTGGTTCCAGAATGTTTTCATCATCAAAGAGGACATCCATTTGCTCAACAATTCTAAAGCTACCAGCTCCCCCTTCATTTGCATCCAAGTCATCCTCTGTCAGGAGCATCTCTGTAGTTTCATCTATACAATTCTGTTGACCTTTAGGATCCACTATTTCTACCTTCTCATCCCAGTTAACACCAGATGAACCAGAGGTAACTTGGTCCTGTAATGAACTTCCAGGAGAGTTATCTACAAATCCAGTTTGATCATCAGGCAAAACAGAATTAAGAGCATCATTTTGCACCGATTTAGAAGAAGGCGATTCCTTGGATTCTTGTTCTTCAGCTAGTAGGGAGGAACTTGGATGGGCAGCATACTCAATATATTCTGACTCAGTTTTTGAATCAAAAGAAATGGAATTGTCCCCCAGGTCAGATTTTAATGCCATGTCGGCTGTGGAGGCAGTTGGAGAAGACGAGCTTCGCCCATTTGCAATAGGAGGAATATATTGCATTCTGCATAGTCAGATATCTTAAGTTTTTTAGTTCCCTTTAGTCAAAACTGGGAGCCATAAGTCACGTATATATTATGCATATGTGCATGTAAGATCTTTCTCTGATGCGGTTGACTGTACCAGAGAATGCCTctatgtatatgtatgtgtgtgtattgACATATAGGATACCTGCTGCTGCGATTTGATACTGATGCACCACGTAATACATCTCCATTTCGTTGTGATCCTCTTTTCTTCTGTCCATTTCAACATTTTTAATCAGACAACTCCAAGTGACAGAACCGTTGAGGTACTTAAAAGATTGATAATCCAATAAGATATTGCATAAAAACAGATAGCAGAAAAACAAGCTCTTGTCAAGAAGAAATTGATGTGAGAGTTCATTGTACTTCATGATCTTATCAATGAATCTTATATGCCTGCATCTACCTTCCTTAAGAAAACTTTGGAGCCAAATTCATCCACAATATTGCACATGAAGGCACAAAGAAAATTGGTTCAAGTGAGACATACAGATTTGCTGCTTGGAATGAAGCACTAATGTCTAGGGGCAGGAAAGGGTTGCAGTGGATTAAGTACCGACCTGAAGTTACTAGGTTGTGACTTTTcacaacccaaaacccaaccTAACAAAAGCTGGGTCAGGATGGGTTGGCAATAGGTTGCAACTTGTGCTTAATTGGCATTCTTTGAGTACACTATTATATATCCTCTACTGATAATGGTTAACATTAACTCACTGTGTTTCTTCAAAATGTAGGTGCATACCTTGCTTCTTTGACCCTTCCTAGATCTTCGGACTTGTTCAACATTTGCTTCATCAGGGTTAGCTGAtgcttttttgaaaaaggttGGATCTGAATATCTCTTTAAACAAGATCCTGGGCCGCCGGTATCAAACCTGAATGTTAAAGGAAAAGATTCCATCATTTAACAATTATGCTAGAAAGTAAAACTTCACAACTTGTTAGCCAATTAAggtaagaaaaaatataaacatgaaAGCCAATTAAGGTAAAGGAAAGATTTAGATTATACTTGTCAAGCAAGTGCAAACGTGGGGGATCCTGACATTCTTCATATGAATCCATAATAAAACGCGGCAAGTCATTGTAGATGAAATGATTTTTCTCATTTCGAATACGAGGATGCCACTCTAAACCTGCAAAGAAACTGCTTTCTATTAATGATTTGATTATCAGGATAATGATGTGGCACCAATGGGATATAGGAgtatataaaaattttatcTCCGCAATCATGAAAGGTTTGTACTATAGTAAGCCCTTCACAATTAACAGTCTACAGAATGCTGTTCCATGGTTTTATGAATATATTTAGATTGCCTCTATGGTCAGTAAGTAATGTTCTCCAAGGTTTCCcagatatttttcatataagattttttttaatactttaatataagattaattaaatcaacTTTATATGGAAAAGATAACCCGAGTCCTCTCATTTACAAGGCATTGAAGACAATAAAAAGAATACTTGCACTAAATGCTATCTTCCTAGACTTTCCTTCAAGGATTATTTTAGGCTTCAATATCTGTTTCTTAAATAGCTCACTAAATTAAACTGACCAAAGATACAATTTTTACATCATACATTATACATTATATTCCCATCATCAGTATAAACTTTATGAGAACCTGACGCATTtattaaacaaaatgaagagcAGTTTGCACTAGAGAGAACGAAGTCTGTTGATACGAGTTGTCAATAACTGGCATATGATGTACAGCCATCAAGGTGAGGAACAAAATCCATACCAGAGGTGTAAGCAAAATGTATGTGGCTTGTTTGAGCAAGTACAGCCTTCTCAAGGGGAGGAAGTGCAGCTTCAATGTGTTGCACACGAACCATCAGTTTTTGGCTTCTAGAAGCTGTAGTCATCACTTGCTCTTGCAAGCCATGAAAAACTTCCGCTGCAAACCTACATGTTACAGATACTTTCTGAGTTAGTATATAACTTAgaatatacaaaaaaattgttaacctACATTCGAACCGTTTATGCATTTAAGAATTGTGATAAACCCATAATCACTATGCTTGTTGCGCTCTACATTTCAGACTTGATCGCCTATATCAGATATCCAAAATTCACATTTTGGCATTCCACCCTACTTGAGGAGCTTCCACTAGGAACAGGAGACAGGAATCTCCAGCCAACCACAAACTTTCAACTACTTTTATCTTAGGGGGGTTACACTAAGGTTAAAACTTCTTCAGTCAAGTTGTCAATGCTACTTAAACATAAGACATCTCTTCGTATAGTGAGATTTTATTGCAGTTTCTTAGTGccattttcatttgaaaagaaactgaaataTCAGTCCACTAATCTAAATGATATAGAACAATTTTGCAGCATCCAAGTGGGCCCAAAATGGCCACAATAGTAAAGGTCGTTTGCAACAGGTAATTGAGGCTGATTGACCATTATAAATGCTTACATTATACCAACAACTGAGTAGCTGCAGCACAAGGCTACCTCATTTTGCTATGATATAAACACCATAATCACAGAAACCTAGAAAGACTTGAGGATCCAGAGCTTTCTCAATAATTAATGTCAAAAGCCTTGGGAAAGTGATATTGCATACACCAAATCTCCCTATACCGCTGTGAGGCATCATGAAATAAACAGCACCAAAAGAACACCTATCTTCAACTTATAATCACAACGTTtagtagaaaaagaaaaaatgaaattaccAATAATTTGTCATCTATTTAAGAAATAATGATCATTACGGAAAACCAATTGCCTAATCACAGAAATGAccaaattttattcacttcTACAACAGAACTGCAACCCCAAAAGTAGTAAACAATAAAATGAAGAGTGAATGAGCTGAACCCAGATAGAGCAATGGACACAAAAATAGAATAGAACGCAAAAGGGTAGTAAGAAATGAACTGCGTGAGTGAAAAggagcaaaaaaagaaagggcaaCATACTCAGCAAGATCGCCCAATTGGCGCAAGATCCCAACGAGGCCAGCAACGGCCACCCCATCGAGCACAGCTTTGGGATCTTCTCTGTTCACCTCTTTGTACAGCTGAGGCTGGCCCAGGCTGAACTCGTTCCTCACCTGAAACCTCACCAGAGGCATCTTTCAGTACACTCTGAGCTGATTTTCTCTAGCTTTCTCTCAGCTTCTGAGAAATTGTTTTCATATCACACAAACAAAGCTTCAAGCTTTAACCTTCAACAACATACAATACAATGAAGAGAATGAAGGaatgaaaatgaataaatgaagagaatggaagagagagagagtaggtGGGGAGATTGGAGCAGCTTAACTGCCGAGAGGGACTGTGCTGTGTGTGTGCGAGTGTTTTTGTGTCGTTTGGATGGGAAAGAGAAAGGGGACATTGCCAACTCTGCAAGCCATTCTTTGCTACAAGCCTACAATATAGAAATCATTGTGTTTGAAGATGGTCAAATTACCTGGACTGCCCTTGGGTTTTACTACAATGACTTGCGTGTCCCAGGAGAAGGGACGGTAGAGTAGGGGAACGTGGTGGTCATGACTTCAGAGAgtttttggtgggttttaaaatttctgGGCAAAATTGGAATTTCGAGGTTCTTCAGGTTTTTGTATCTTCTTCAATTTCGACAACAAAATTGTGTGATCGGAGGTTGCCATAGATATATCAAGGACAGTGATATTTCTAAATGTTCATTAAATGGGCGGcaaattatgattttatgATAAGCTATCTGAAAAGCTGTACTattccacaaaataattatgaaatCGACTTGTAATTCAAATAATTATGAGTAATTTCTTGTATACACAAGGTCGCGTATtcaaatctttatttttctaatactGCTTAAATCAAAAATAAGTCTTTAcgcaaattattatttttcccttttgtttaTTGCTTGAGATCGACCTAACCCTTTGTCCTTGTTATCCTAGAAAATGAATGGTGCGCTTAATAATTGCTTATTAAAGATTTGGACATTGCCTCACCAAGATTCTTgtccaaataaaaatatatgaacGTACGCATAACAAACGTTAAAGTCCCCATCTTCTGTCAGTCAGTGGGGTTGACTCATCTCAACTGAAATTTGGTGTGCAATTGACCTTCAATTAGCAATCCAGAATCTTAGTTAGCTTTCACTTCaccccaaaaataataatgcaaATCtgagatttttattattaaaaaatcagTGTTTATTATTACTTTTAAACATTATTCTAGTGTGGAAGTTATGAAACCGAGTCCAAGTATAAAACCACGGCACAGCCACCAACGACAGCAGCGGCTTCGTGGCGGGGCTTCCACGTTACCGCCCCGGGCACTACCACCATCGACATTCGCCACTGTTCGGGTACAAAGCTAGATAGCACGAGCAGCGTGGCAGACCAAGTATATGATTGGGTCCAAACATGCTGCTATTCTCTTAAGGCATATGTATATCTTTGCATAACTAAAaacgaaagaaagaaaagcagGCATATATTATAGTGCATGATTAGAGCCGTTGGTaatcataattaatttcttattaCAACTTACAAGGATAAGATAACGTTGATAATCCAAATACATGATCATATTTCACTAcaaatatcataaaaaataataaaagaatacacgaggaaggaaaggaaggaGGTGACCCCCCTTATTTAATTTCCTCGTACGTGTGTGCAGACCCAAGGCAATAgagatgaaatttgaaactcgATGGTCCTAGTTCATATGGGACCATATAGTTAAGAAGGACTTGCCCCCACACCATAAAATAAAGGCACTCTGCATTGAATAGCTTTCAATTTCTGATTTGATCTTCATCACCTAATTAaactaactctctctctctctctctctctctctctctctctctctctctctctcttgagtgtttttaatttaattaatttctatcaATTTCGGTACCAGCATAGCAAGGTCAAGGTGGTTGTCCTGGGACAGGCTGGTGCCAATctaatttcatttcaataacTAAGCTCTTGTCAGCATTCAACATGCATACACTGCAGATTGCAGACtggtagtatatatatatatatatacatacacacGTGTATTAGCAGTGTAAAGATGCCCTGCTCACATGCATGGCCATACCATACTGATCAAGTTTTTCTTCCAAATTGCACCAGTTGCAAGCCCAAAGCCTAAAGTTCTTATTGGGCCACTCATACTGATACTACCGAACCTGAACTCAACTCGGGTCGGCTCAAAATAGCCCAAAATCATTTGGGTAGGCCTAAAATAACCCAAAATCATTTGGGTCGAGTGGGAAGCAACCAGGCAATGAGGAAATTGGGAGGCCGAACTTAAATATCTAGGGTTTTGACTTGACTAGAAGATGTGTTCGGAGACAATTGGACAAGGAAATGGGGCCAGTCACGTGTCCATGCTAATGGGAGATTAAAAGCGATGTAATAATTCGTGGCAAATGGCAGCAAACGAAACAAAACCTCTATTTTTGAGCagtgtgagtgagtgagtgagtgagtgaagCAGCCAGCATCTACGCTACATAGCTAAGTTGATTTTTGGTCTTATAAAGCAAGCAAACTGAGATTCAGTGCAATACGCAtaagtttcctttttctatttgaatGACTAAGCACTGCACAATGCCCTTAAAGTGGCCCTGCTCCTGCCCTCACTATACATCACACAAGTTTTATTATTCTACCGCAAATttagaaacaaaaactaacGAACAAAGTTTTGATTCAACTCAGCGTTAAACATATACCACGCAACCGTACTTCAATACCATACTATAATTACTCATACTTTCTTCTCTAAGTAAGTGAGTTGACGAGAGCGAAAGAGAGTACTGTAAACTTAGATTCTTGTGTTGGTGGTGGCTATGGAAATTTACAATTTACAGTAGTGGAAAGTGTTGATACTTCTTTAATAAGCAAACACTTGGACCCATTGTCCACGTTGGGTGACGGAATAATATACCACAAAAGTTATATACCGGCTGTCCCACACAAGATCTTCTCATTATTTTCTTacttataatataattatatatatatatatatatggtcatCCCATCATATTTAGTGTGTGGTCGCATCGCAAGTGTTTTTCCTTGAACTAATTCCAAATTAAAACTTAATCAAACGATGTTAATCATATGGATTGGAGCACAAGAAAAGTTTGTCACTTTGATGCTGTTTGGTCATTGATCACAACATATgagacaaaatttgttatgTTTGGTAAAATGTACAAAAGATGAACCTTTAAATCTTCATCCTCAGAATGAATTACTTTGACCTGAAAAGACTAAAGATAAA belongs to Prunus persica cultivar Lovell chromosome G4, Prunus_persica_NCBIv2, whole genome shotgun sequence and includes:
- the LOC18780732 gene encoding protein SCAR3, whose amino-acid sequence is MPLVRFQVRNEFSLGQPQLYKEVNREDPKAVLDGVAVAGLVGILRQLGDLAEFAAEVFHGLQEQVMTTASRSQKLMVRVQHIEAALPPLEKAVLAQTSHIHFAYTSGLEWHPRIRNEKNHFIYNDLPRFIMDSYEECQDPPRLHLLDKFDTGGPGSCLKRYSDPTFFKKASANPDEANVEQVRRSRKGQRSKKKRGSQRNGDVLRGASVSNRSSRMQYIPPIANGRSSSSPTASTADMALKSDLGDNSISFDSKTESEYIEYAAHPSSSLLAEEQESKESPSSKSVQNDALNSVLPDDQTGFVDNSPGSSLQDQVTSGSSGVNWDEKVEIVDPKGQQNCIDETTEMLLTEDDLDANEGGAGSFRIVEQMDVLFDDENILEPSRNQIDEIESEPDNFMDALNTIESESENDLDCQTKREVERFASVVNNKGPDGVHEITMDCSDHQTPTLESHTATSYVSSEEETPTDLSNSTSPECPAHKHMPQIATELSNSDHIVETNRTDIFDCSRFESVSGDSTSSGSGTTNAQDKTISSLCEAPQSPADVSRNNSTSFGSGTTNEQDNLISSLCEAQESPADISRNNTTSFGSGTTNEQDKIISSLCEAQESPADICRNNTTSCGSGISNAKDKIISGLCESQESLGDISRNNSTSCGSGTANAKDKIISGLCESQESLADISRTNSINFWTNGGLLGLQPSKPPDFTMSSPITQDSAYRSTETVGVSNHAYTLIADEHEAENAGCKEMSSDYQEDGISPKEISKGFSSTELYPKLGNIGDSPKSNVFSHCMEDGLKKTNTMEPGTLLPVAPCRKSTSNEANQENDENSSLVFGLGRRLLVNGFGRKVPHSHDEKSEPASYSNAGVLDQRNEHHRVEHQAFPDTSFKENFEHGFAVESPPSSPPLEHMKISFHPMNGIETSILKLKLSDGSQSHGSVKEMFQSFQLVPEPSIPLHEFGSDSDDDTFCRSSPYISDDCLSHLSESNSEQWESSENLECKNHDLYDALCGIASAERISTSLEVGGISHNATYGDGGIQSVHTDNGLEHSLSDPLLDLPSLDALEPVLQQEAKDDSVPKDLHGLKCSGDSTPGPPPLPPVEWRVSKPTLNVTDEKQDVSEGFKHVFDTQILGPLTLQQPKPAPAQQQQINEESISIKPKCKEDQHVNGQKEADQALNGKGIDEKEDFLQQIRAKSFNLRRTVPAKPTITPVSATNVKVTAILEKANAIRQAVGSDEGEDDDTWSDA